One Deinococcus grandis DNA window includes the following coding sequences:
- the hutI gene encoding imidazolonepropionase, with protein sequence MTETLFTNISQLVTPGVGVQRGAAMRDLTVIPDAAMLLSGGVVRWVGPRADAPGMVQEHDLGGVAVVPGLIDPHTHAVWAGDRLADFEARVQGVPYEEILARGGGIRSSMRATGAAGVEELVTLARPRLEALRASGATTTEVKSGYGLDFDAERRMLQAVRALQSEFGLVPTLLIHVPPTGGRAEYVQAVCHDLIPGVAREGLATAVDVFTEREAFTVDETRAILQAAKAHGLQTKLHADQFHAIGGTELACELGALSVDHLEASGPAQIAALAASNTVATILPGVTLHLGLPAAPGRALIDAGAAVAVGTDLNPGSSPVFSTQLALALAVRLCRLTPAEALTACTVNAAAALGLQGRGALAPGQRADFLALHSPDWRDLPYTLGANPVRNVFVSGTSV encoded by the coding sequence ATGACTGAGACGCTGTTCACGAACATCAGCCAGCTCGTCACGCCGGGCGTGGGCGTGCAGCGCGGCGCGGCCATGCGCGACCTGACCGTCATTCCCGACGCCGCGATGCTCTTGTCGGGCGGCGTGGTCCGCTGGGTCGGCCCACGCGCTGACGCTCCCGGCATGGTGCAGGAGCATGACCTGGGTGGCGTGGCGGTCGTGCCGGGATTGATCGACCCGCACACGCATGCCGTGTGGGCCGGGGATCGCCTCGCGGATTTCGAGGCGCGCGTGCAGGGCGTCCCGTACGAGGAGATCCTGGCGCGGGGCGGCGGCATCCGCAGCTCCATGCGGGCGACCGGGGCGGCGGGCGTGGAGGAACTCGTGACCCTGGCCCGACCACGCCTCGAGGCCCTGCGCGCGTCCGGAGCAACGACCACCGAGGTCAAGAGCGGGTACGGCCTGGACTTCGACGCTGAACGGCGGATGCTCCAGGCAGTCCGTGCCCTCCAGTCTGAATTCGGGCTGGTGCCGACCCTCCTCATTCACGTGCCGCCCACCGGGGGCCGCGCGGAGTACGTGCAGGCCGTCTGCCACGACCTCATCCCCGGCGTGGCGCGCGAGGGGCTGGCGACGGCCGTGGACGTGTTCACCGAGCGCGAGGCGTTCACGGTGGATGAAACGCGCGCCATCCTCCAGGCTGCGAAGGCACATGGCCTTCAGACGAAGCTGCACGCCGATCAGTTCCACGCCATCGGCGGCACGGAACTGGCGTGCGAGCTGGGTGCCCTGAGCGTGGATCACCTGGAAGCCAGCGGCCCGGCGCAGATCGCCGCGCTGGCCGCGTCGAACACCGTGGCGACCATCCTCCCCGGCGTGACCCTGCACCTGGGTCTGCCCGCCGCGCCGGGCCGCGCCCTGATCGACGCGGGCGCGGCGGTCGCCGTGGGCACCGACCTGAACCCCGGCTCGTCGCCCGTGTTCAGCACGCAACTCGCGCTGGCCCTCGCGGTGCGCCTGTGCCGCCTCACGCCCGCCGAGGCGCTGACCGCCTGCACCGTGAACGCCGCCGCCGCCCTGGGCCTGCAAGGGCGGGGTGCCCTTGCGCCCGGCCAGCGGGCCGATTTCCTCGCCCTGCACAGCCCCGACTGGCGCGACCTGCCCTACACCCTCGGCGCAAATCCGGTCCGGAACGTGTTCGTCAGCGGAACTTCTGTCTGA
- a CDS encoding arginase family protein yields MTQPTHLPYGGIATFARAPIVQPDAAWTADVAVLGIPFDIALGFRPGARFAPRALREASLRSAPPFTGLDGVTRLAGVTFADAGDVVLPSLEPELARQRISAAAELVRDRCSLPVFLGGDHSVSYPILRAFAGVPDLHVVQLDAHLDFTDSRNDTRFSNSSPFRRACEDLPNLVHITTVGLRGLRFDPEAVAAARARGHALIPMTDVAGDLTRVLERLPRGKNVYLSVDVDGFDPSVIPGTSSPEPDGLTYAQGMTILTETARHNTIVGLDVVELAPNLDPTGRSELLTARLIMETLCEVGLETRHD; encoded by the coding sequence GTGACCCAGCCCACCCACCTGCCCTACGGCGGGATTGCCACATTCGCCCGCGCGCCCATCGTGCAGCCTGATGCTGCCTGGACGGCGGACGTGGCGGTGCTCGGCATTCCTTTCGACATTGCCCTTGGCTTCCGCCCTGGCGCGCGGTTCGCCCCGCGTGCACTGCGGGAGGCGAGCCTGCGGAGCGCGCCGCCCTTCACGGGCCTGGACGGCGTGACGAGGCTGGCGGGCGTGACCTTCGCGGATGCGGGGGACGTGGTGCTGCCCAGCCTGGAGCCGGAACTCGCGCGGCAGCGGATCAGCGCGGCGGCGGAACTCGTGCGGGACCGGTGCAGCCTGCCGGTGTTCCTGGGCGGCGACCACAGCGTTAGCTATCCGATCCTGCGGGCCTTCGCGGGCGTGCCGGACCTGCATGTGGTGCAGCTGGACGCGCATCTGGACTTCACGGACAGCCGCAACGATACCCGCTTCAGCAACAGCAGTCCGTTCCGCCGCGCGTGCGAGGACCTGCCGAACCTCGTGCACATCACGACGGTCGGTCTGCGCGGGCTGCGCTTCGACCCGGAAGCGGTCGCGGCGGCCCGCGCCCGTGGGCACGCCCTGATCCCCATGACGGACGTCGCGGGCGACCTGACGCGTGTGCTGGAGCGGCTGCCGCGCGGGAAGAACGTGTACCTCAGCGTGGACGTGGACGGCTTCGACCCCAGCGTCATTCCCGGCACGAGCAGTCCCGAACCGGACGGCCTGACGTACGCCCAGGGCATGACGATCCTGACGGAAACGGCGCGGCACAACACCATCGTCGGACTGGACGTGGTGGAACTCGCCCCGAACCTCGACCCCACCGGGCGCAGCGAACTCCTGACCGCGCGACTGATCATGGAGACACTCTGCGAGGTTGGACTGGAGACGCGCCATGACTGA
- the hutU gene encoding urocanate hydratase, whose product MTQPTTEPAPVIRAPRGPHKTARGWVQEAAKRMLMNNLDPDVAEHPDTLVVYGGRGKAARSWEAFHRIVETLDRLEDDETLLIQSGKPVAVLKTHEWAPRVLLANSNLVPHWANWETFDQLDQAGLMMYGQMTAGSWIYIGTQGILQGTYETFAGAARKHFGGSLKGTITVTAGLGGMGGAQPLAVKLAGGVSITIEIDPTRIQKRLDTRYLDEVATSLEDAIARAEKYKAEGVARSIGVQGNAADLVPQLVTMNWTPDLITDQTSAHDPMWGYLPPVSADEDASRLRTDHPDEYKRRAYDAMAAHVRAILELQKRGAVAFDYGNNLRHRAQEAGVENAFDYPGFVPAFIRDSFCEGRGPFRWVALSGDPEDIRATDQALLDLFPNDERLQSWLTYAADQIAFQGLPARICWLGYKERDQAARLFNEMVADGRLKAPIVIGRDHLDAGSVASPYRETEAMLDGSDAVSDWPLLNFGVGIASGASWMSFHHGGGVGLGFSQHSGLVIVADGTEQAAQKLSRALTNDPGMGVIRHADAGYDHALTVARDRGLDLPSLGIEDHTKGGQ is encoded by the coding sequence ATGACCCAGCCCACCACCGAACCCGCCCCCGTCATCCGCGCCCCACGCGGCCCCCACAAGACCGCCAGAGGGTGGGTGCAGGAGGCCGCCAAGCGCATGCTGATGAACAACCTCGACCCGGACGTCGCCGAGCACCCCGACACCCTGGTCGTGTACGGCGGGCGCGGCAAGGCCGCCCGCAGCTGGGAGGCCTTCCACCGGATCGTGGAGACCCTGGACCGACTGGAGGACGACGAGACGCTGCTCATCCAGTCCGGCAAGCCCGTCGCCGTGCTGAAAACGCACGAGTGGGCACCGCGCGTGCTGCTCGCCAACAGCAACCTCGTGCCGCACTGGGCGAACTGGGAGACCTTCGACCAACTCGACCAGGCGGGCCTGATGATGTACGGCCAGATGACCGCCGGAAGCTGGATCTACATCGGCACGCAGGGCATCCTCCAGGGGACTTACGAGACCTTCGCCGGGGCGGCCCGCAAGCACTTCGGCGGCAGCCTGAAAGGCACCATCACCGTCACCGCCGGACTGGGCGGCATGGGCGGCGCGCAACCGCTGGCCGTGAAACTCGCCGGGGGCGTCAGCATCACCATCGAGATCGACCCCACCCGCATCCAGAAACGCCTCGACACCCGCTACCTCGACGAGGTCGCCACGAGTCTCGAAGACGCCATCGCCCGCGCTGAGAAGTACAAGGCCGAGGGGGTCGCCCGGTCCATCGGCGTGCAGGGCAATGCCGCCGACCTCGTCCCGCAGCTCGTGACGATGAACTGGACCCCCGATCTGATCACCGACCAGACCAGCGCGCACGACCCCATGTGGGGTTACCTCCCCCCGGTCAGCGCCGACGAGGACGCCAGCCGGCTCCGCACCGACCACCCCGACGAGTACAAGCGCCGCGCCTACGACGCGATGGCCGCGCACGTCCGCGCCATCCTCGAACTCCAGAAACGCGGCGCGGTCGCGTTCGACTACGGCAACAACCTCCGCCACCGGGCGCAGGAAGCCGGCGTGGAGAACGCCTTCGACTACCCCGGGTTCGTGCCCGCGTTCATCCGCGACTCCTTCTGCGAGGGCCGCGGCCCCTTCCGCTGGGTGGCGCTGTCCGGCGACCCCGAGGACATCCGCGCCACCGACCAGGCCCTCCTTGACCTCTTCCCCAACGACGAACGCCTCCAATCATGGCTCACGTACGCCGCCGACCAGATCGCCTTCCAGGGCCTCCCCGCCCGCATCTGCTGGCTCGGGTACAAGGAACGCGACCAGGCCGCGCGACTGTTCAACGAGATGGTCGCCGACGGCCGCCTGAAAGCCCCCATCGTCATCGGCCGCGACCACCTCGACGCCGGCAGCGTCGCCAGCCCCTACCGCGAAACCGAAGCCATGCTCGACGGCAGCGACGCCGTCAGCGACTGGCCCCTCCTGAACTTCGGCGTCGGCATCGCCTCGGGCGCCAGCTGGATGAGCTTCCACCACGGCGGCGGCGTCGGCCTGGGATTCAGCCAGCACAGCGGCCTCGTCATCGTCGCCGACGGCACCGAGCAGGCCGCACAGAAACTGTCCCGCGCCCTGACCAACGACCCCGGCATGGGCGTCATCCGCCACGCCGACGCCGGATACGACCACGCCCTGACCGTCGCCCGCGACCGCGGCCTCGACCTCCCCAGCCTCGGCATCGAAGACCACACCAAGGGCGGGCAGTGA
- a CDS encoding IclR family transcriptional regulator, with protein MASSSLLSGAVDVLSAFDADHTEWRLSDLSRQLGVPTSTLHEQLLALCETGLLARVGRGRYRLGWRLLKLSSALYGSLPWYGPAHAAMERVARAGHALAFLSVLDAGSGRVLCIARSVQGRGGPPVAGELDFELPAHASASGKLLLALAGRPLPPGAAAFTPHTVTVAAAWEAEAAGIRAQGAARTQDEWATGTSGLAVPVRGPGGTVLAALGVSVPTARLRGDTLLRLLRDEADAVSWALGWRPAAPGTH; from the coding sequence GTGGCTTCCTCTTCCCTGCTGTCCGGCGCGGTGGACGTGCTGAGTGCCTTCGACGCGGATCACACCGAGTGGCGCCTGTCGGACCTGTCCCGGCAGCTGGGCGTGCCGACGAGCACCCTGCACGAGCAACTGCTGGCTCTGTGCGAGACGGGTCTGCTGGCACGGGTGGGGCGGGGCCGCTACCGGCTGGGGTGGCGCTTGCTGAAACTCTCCAGTGCGCTGTACGGCAGTCTGCCCTGGTACGGCCCGGCGCACGCGGCCATGGAGCGGGTGGCGCGGGCCGGGCACGCCCTGGCGTTCCTGAGCGTGCTGGACGCGGGATCGGGGCGGGTGCTGTGCATCGCGCGGAGCGTGCAGGGCAGGGGCGGGCCGCCCGTGGCTGGGGAACTGGATTTCGAACTGCCCGCGCACGCGTCGGCCAGCGGGAAGCTGCTGCTGGCGCTGGCGGGTCGCCCGCTCCCGCCGGGTGCGGCTGCGTTCACGCCTCACACCGTGACCGTCGCGGCCGCGTGGGAGGCCGAGGCGGCGGGCATCCGCGCGCAGGGCGCCGCCCGGACGCAGGACGAGTGGGCGACCGGCACGTCCGGGCTCGCCGTTCCGGTGCGCGGGCCGGGCGGAACCGTGCTGGCGGCACTGGGCGTCAGCGTTCCGACCGCGCGGCTGCGGGGGGACACCCTGCTGCGCCTCCTGCGGGACGAGGCGGACGCGGTCAGCTGGGCTCTGGGCTGGCGTCCGGCGGCGCCGGGCACCCACTGA